The Nocardia sp. NBC_01329 sequence GCGCGCGTTCGTCACCCGATCCGGTATCGCCCCACAGGCCCAGTTGCAGGGCGGCGGCCGGTACCAGCTCCACGGGGACAAGGTGCAGCAGGATGATGGGGCCGGTGGGACGGCCGTCCGGGGGCTGGGTCAGCCAGCCGTCCAGCTGCCAGCGCACCCGGTCGGCGATACCGTCGGCGGTCAGCGGTTCGGCGCAGCGCCACACCCGGGACAGGTGCTCGCCTGTTTCGGTTTCGGCGCGGATCTCCAGCCGGGTACAGGCCAGGGTGGCCGCCGACAGCGTCGCGGTCAGCCGGGTGGCCAGTATCCGTCCGGCGAACGCGGCCCGGTCGACCCGGTCGATCGGCGGGTCGCAGGGCAGCCGGACCTCCAGTTCGAGTGCTGGTCGTCGCGGCGCCGGTGGTCGTTCCGGTAGGGCGCGGGCCACCCGGTGAGCGAGTATCGCGTCCGTGCCGAACCGGGAGGTGACCTGGGCCGGGGTCAGCTCGGCGAAATCGGCGATGCGGCGCAGGCCCAGCCGGTGCAGTAGGTCCAGGAGCGCGGCCCGTTCCGCGGCGGCCGGGCCGGGTTCGGCCGCCAGTTCCCCGATCGGCAGCGGCGCCAGGAACTGTGCGTCCTGCCCCGTGGGTACGAGGGTTCCGTGCCGCGCGGCGATGAGCGCGGTGGACAGTTCGTCGGCGATACCCACCCTGGCCTCGACTCCGGCCGTGGCCAGCGCGGCGAGTAACCGGCGGGCCGCGGCCTCGGCGGAACCGAAGTAGCGGATCACACCGCGCGCGGACAGTGCCAGCAGGCCGGGCCGCAGTACTTCCACGCCGGAGGCGAGCGTATCGACGGTCGCGGCGACCGGCTCGAAAAGCCGGGCGTCGCGGTCCGGGTCTTGTTGGGCGACGACCAGTTCCGGGCAGCGGCCCTGGGCTTCGCGTTTGCGCATACCGCGGCGGACCCCGGCTTCGCGGGCGGTGGCCGAGCAGGTGACGACCCGGTTCGCGTGCAGGACCGCCAGCGCTTGTTCCGGTGGTAGGCCCGCGCTCGCCGCCGCCGCGACCGCCGGCCAGTCCGGGCACCACACCGCCAGTACGCGGGGGCCGCCGCGCGTTGTGGCTGCGGTCCGGTCAGGAGGCAACCGAACGCTCCCGTCGTTGCGGGGCGTTCCCGTCGCCGGTCGCCGCGTCGCCGGGGACGGTCCACTCCACCCGGCCGCTCAGCGGGCGGGCGACCAGCCTGCCCCGCTGTGGGATACCGGATTCGGCGCGGACCTCGACGTCGAGGGCGATCGAACGGATACGCCCGCTGCCCGTGCCGAGCCCGGTGTAGCCGGATACCTTCGCTTCCAGGCTCAGGTCCGGGGCCGGCCAGGAACCGCCGGTGACGATCAGTGCGGCACCCTTCCCGCGGGCTTTCGCGGCGAGTACCCGGGCGCGCGCGGGCGCCACCGCGCCGCCGCCGAGACCGAGCACCACCAACTCCATACCGTCGAGCAATACCGCCGCCACCTCCACCGGATCCCGGCCGGCGTCGGCGATCACGGCGAGCCGGTCCAGCCGGGCGCCCATCTCGACGGCCGCGAGCAGGCCCAGCCGAGGAAGTCCGACAGCGGCCGCGTGCCCACCCGATTCGGTGACCGCGGCGAGTAGACCGGCCAGCAACGACCCGGCACCGGTGTAGGCCGCTACCGTGCCCTTGACCAGGCCGCCTTCGGGCAACAGGGGAGACAGGGCCGAGGGGACCGGCAGGATCTCCCGCCGCAGGCCCGCTGCCGGGGCCACCGGCGCGGACAGGCCGTTCTCGCCGCGTAGTGCTGCCGCGGGGCCGGGTACACATCCGCCGCTCGCCGCCCGCGCCCGCCGCAACTGCGCCAGTTCACGCAGTTGCGCGCCGCTGGCCTTCGGGGGCCGTGCCGTCATACTCCTCACCCACTTCCGCGACGGATGCCGGACAGTCGGCCGGTCGCACCGAAGTGGCCGGCACCGCCCCAGCTACCTCCTGTTTCGAACATACATTCGACAGCCTATCGGCTGGAACCCGCCCCCGGAAGCACCGTCGCGGGATAGCTACGACCCGCTGTAGTGAACGCAGTCACGTGTTATACGGTCCGGCTCCGAATCCGGCCAGCTACCACCGAATTCGGCTAGTCTCACTCCCATGATCGATCGCGCCCGTCCCATCGTCGGCCCGGACTATCTGGTCGCCGGCCGATACCGCCTGCAGTCGAAACTGGGCGGGGGCGGTATGGGTGCGGTATGGCTGGCCAAGGACCGGTTGCTGGACCGCGAAGTCGCCATCAAACAGGTGCTGTCCACCGCTGGAATGGACGAGGCGCAGGCCCGGCGCATCCGCGACCAGATCGTGCACGAGGGCCGGGTCGCGGCGAAACTGTCCCACGAGCATGCCATCGCCGTCTACGACGTGGTGCTCGAGGCCGGTGAGCCCTGGCTGGTGATGGAGCATCTGCCCTCGCGCAGCGTGGCCCGGGCGCTCTCGCTGGTGAACGCCCTCCCGGTGATCGAGGTGGCCCAGATCGGCGCCCAGGTCGCCGACGCGCTGGCCGCCGCGCACCATGTCGGGATCGTGCACCGCGATATCAAACCGGGAAATATCCTCGTCGCCGACCGCGGACCCGGAGTCGGGATGGCGAAGCTGAGCGATTTCGGTATCTCCCGCAATGTCACCGAGGCCCACGACGAACCGGACGGAATGATCACCGGTACGCCCGCCTATCTACCGCCGGAAGTGGCGCGCGGCCACCAGCCCACCGCGGCCAGTGATGTGTTCTCCCTCGGCGCCACCCTCTACACCGCCATCGAGGGGCAGCCGCCGTTCGGGATGGACGACGACACCGGTGCCATCGTGGAACGCGCCGCCATGGCGCAGATCATTCCGCCCGGTCGTAGCGGGGTGCTCACCCGGGCGCTGCTGCACATGATGGAACCCGCCCCGCAGCGACGACCCACCATGGCCGAGGCGCGCGACGAGATCCTGGCCGCCGCGTTCGGTCCCGGTGCGGCCGGAAATATCCTCGGCGCGCCGGTGCGTACCGAGGACGGCACCATTCCCGCATGGGCGGCCCGTAACTCCGCCGCCGGATTGCGCAGCCCCCGCTCCGGGCCGTTGCCCCGGCGCGCGCAGCCGCACCAGCCGCGGCCCGCCGCCGTCGCGGTTCCGGCCCCACGAGCCGGTGCGCGTCAGCTCAGTCCGACCGTGGCCGTCACCGTCGGCCTGCTGATCGGGCTGCTCATCATCATCATGATCCTCGTCATGGTGATGTAGAGCCGAACCGGATCAGCCCGGTAGCGTTCCGCCGCTAGCGGATTCGTCGAGCAGCAGCCCCAGCGTCTCCCGGAATTCGGCCGCGCGACCGGCGCCCAGGATCCGCGCCCAATCGCGTTCCACCGCGACCATGCTGTCGCGCAGTATGCCGAACGCCGCGCGCCCGCGGTCGGTCAGACAGATCAGCTTGGCTCGCCGGTCGGTGGGGTCGGCGGCGCGGATGAGATAGCCGCCGCGTTCCAGTGTGCCCACGACCTGGGCGGTGGCCTGCCGGGTGACCCCGATCCGTGGCGCAAGCTCCGACACCCGCTGCCCGCCCGCCAGCAGCGGCGGGAAGAGTTGCAGAGCGTGGCGTGGATGGAGATCGGTCATACCCGCGGCGGTGAACGCCGTGGCCAGCCGGACGCTGGTGGCGCGGGTCAGCCGGTACATCAGTACGGCCGGCGATGATGTCGCGGCGGTGGACTCGCTCATGACGACCGATTCTCCGCTCCGGGGAGCATATCGCCTCGTTTCCGTATTCCGCCGATGCCTGGATATGAGCCGACCGAGGCGGCGCACCATTATAGGCAAGGTGATTGCACAATTGGATAGGACACTCCGGGACAGGCGATATCCGTATTCGAAGTGGTTACGGTCGGCGTTTATGCCGGTCCGTGGTCCATTGGGACCCGACCGGCGGTAAGGTCCGGTTTGTCTGTCTTGTCGTCTCGCCGGGAACTCCACCGGGGTCCGTGATCGTTGGATGGACAGTTGGATATCGAGTAACAGCTCGAGCCGACGGTCGTGCCCCGGTATGGCCAACGAACTCCGAGAAAGGGATTTGCGGTGCGCGCCACAAGCAATCCGGTATTCAAGAATCTGCCGAAGCAGGAAACCGGCTACGCGGGCTTCGGCTCGGCGGCCGCCGGCGCGGGACAGCTGGGCTACCAGTACGGCAACCAGCAGCAGTACCCGCAGCAATATCAGCAGCCGTATCCGCAGGCGCCGACCCGGTCGCTGACCATCGACGACGTGGTCACCAAAACCGGTATCACGCTGGGTGTCCTCGCGCTCTCCGCGCTGGTCACCTATCTGCTGACCAGCGCCAACACCGGTCTGGCTCCGCTGTTCGTCATCGGCGGTGGCCTCATCGGCCTGGTTCTCGTACTGGTCGCCACCTTCGGCAACAAGGCCGACAACCCGGCGCTCGTGCTCTCCTACGCGGTCGCCGAAGGTGTCTTCGTCGGCGCCCTGTCGTTCATGTTCACCGACATCAGCTTCGGTGGCGCGGGCGGCGCCGGCATGATCGGCCAGGCCGTCCTGGGCACCTTCGGTGTGTTCGCCGGCATGCTGGTCGTCTACAAGACCGGAGCCATCCGGGTCACCCCGCGATTCACCCGCATGCTGATCGGCGCCATGATCGGCATTCTGGTCCTGGTCGTCGGCAACCTGGTCGCGAGCTTCTTCACCGACGGTGGCTTCGGCCTGCGCGACGGTGGCCCGATCGCCATCATCTTCAGTCTCGTGGTCATCGCCATCGCCGCGTTCAGCTTCCTGCTGGACTTCGACGCCGCCGATCAGCTCATCCGCGCCCAGGCTCCGCCGAAGGCGGCATGGGGCGTCGCCCTCGGCCTCACAGTCACCCTGGTCTGGCTCTACGTGGAGATCCTGCGCCTGCTGAGCTACTTCCAGAGCGACTAGTAGCAATCGCAACCGTATGAAGACGGCCCCCACTCCGGTGGGGGCCGTCGCACATTCCGGGTGCCGATCAGTCGCATTCTTCGAGCCCCGTCACCGGCTGCGCGTAGCCGGTCCGATCAAGAATTCGAACGCTTTCGGAAGGTACTGAGGAAAGCGCGGAAGTCCTCGACCTTGACGTGATCCTGTCCCAGGATTTTTTCCAAGGGCCCCAGAACTTCATCGAGCAGCGCAACTGCTTCATCGAGTTTTCTCGCTGCGTCTCGAGCAGCAGCAAGTCCTCGTTCGGTGGCCGAGGTGTCGGGGTGCTGTTCACCGAGTACTCGGCGGCGAGCTTCGAGGACCTGTTCGTACAGCTCGATCGCCTCGGTGTTCCGATCCGCCTTTTCGTAGGTGTGTGCGAGGCCGTGCCCGGTGGTGAGGGTTTCGGGGTCGTCCTCGCCGAGTACTCGGCGGCGAGCTTCGAGGATCTGCTC is a genomic window containing:
- a CDS encoding Bax inhibitor-1/YccA family protein → MRATSNPVFKNLPKQETGYAGFGSAAAGAGQLGYQYGNQQQYPQQYQQPYPQAPTRSLTIDDVVTKTGITLGVLALSALVTYLLTSANTGLAPLFVIGGGLIGLVLVLVATFGNKADNPALVLSYAVAEGVFVGALSFMFTDISFGGAGGAGMIGQAVLGTFGVFAGMLVVYKTGAIRVTPRFTRMLIGAMIGILVLVVGNLVASFFTDGGFGLRDGGPIAIIFSLVVIAIAAFSFLLDFDAADQLIRAQAPPKAAWGVALGLTVTLVWLYVEILRLLSYFQSD
- a CDS encoding serine/threonine-protein kinase; this translates as MIDRARPIVGPDYLVAGRYRLQSKLGGGGMGAVWLAKDRLLDREVAIKQVLSTAGMDEAQARRIRDQIVHEGRVAAKLSHEHAIAVYDVVLEAGEPWLVMEHLPSRSVARALSLVNALPVIEVAQIGAQVADALAAAHHVGIVHRDIKPGNILVADRGPGVGMAKLSDFGISRNVTEAHDEPDGMITGTPAYLPPEVARGHQPTAASDVFSLGATLYTAIEGQPPFGMDDDTGAIVERAAMAQIIPPGRSGVLTRALLHMMEPAPQRRPTMAEARDEILAAAFGPGAAGNILGAPVRTEDGTIPAWAARNSAAGLRSPRSGPLPRRAQPHQPRPAAVAVPAPRAGARQLSPTVAVTVGLLIGLLIIIMILVMVM
- a CDS encoding MarR family winged helix-turn-helix transcriptional regulator, giving the protein MSESTAATSSPAVLMYRLTRATSVRLATAFTAAGMTDLHPRHALQLFPPLLAGGQRVSELAPRIGVTRQATAQVVGTLERGGYLIRAADPTDRRAKLICLTDRGRAAFGILRDSMVAVERDWARILGAGRAAEFRETLGLLLDESASGGTLPG
- a CDS encoding DNA polymerase Y family protein translates to MPPDRTAATTRGGPRVLAVWCPDWPAVAAAASAGLPPEQALAVLHANRVVTCSATAREAGVRRGMRKREAQGRCPELVVAQQDPDRDARLFEPVAATVDTLASGVEVLRPGLLALSARGVIRYFGSAEAAARRLLAALATAGVEARVGIADELSTALIAARHGTLVPTGQDAQFLAPLPIGELAAEPGPAAAERAALLDLLHRLGLRRIADFAELTPAQVTSRFGTDAILAHRVARALPERPPAPRRPALELEVRLPCDPPIDRVDRAAFAGRILATRLTATLSAATLACTRLEIRAETETGEHLSRVWRCAEPLTADGIADRVRWQLDGWLTQPPDGRPTGPIILLHLVPVELVPAAALQLGLWGDTGSGDERALRALVRVQGLLGGDAVQMGVLSGGRGPAERVTMVAFGDEQAPRTDPAPPWPGRIPEPAPAVIMLDRPPVVLESADGAPVRITGRGRFSGPPVRLRWGRSSWRLTAWAGPWLLDELWWSPGATPSARAQVELPGPHSLLLLVQDDRWYVEGLYE